In the genome of Hymenobacter cellulosivorans, one region contains:
- a CDS encoding NAD(P)H-binding protein, with protein sequence MTAPPSSSALPSIAVLGCGWLGLPLAKSLVQAGYPVVGSTTTPKQLLTLRDAGITPYLLRLGPDFSATDADTLRVMLGGVEVLVLNIPPSKAGPGGYPALLRPVGSAVAAAGVKHVLFVSSTSVYPDEPRPMTEADAVASAEAASDLLRAEGQFTSAQGQWQTTVVRLSGLIGPERPPGRFLAGRQNVPNGDAPVNLIHLQDCIGLLTSIIEQHAWGYTFNASAAQHLRRREFYPAAAQQLGLAAPVFQPDSTGGKTIDSSLVRRTLHYEFAHDDLLAALAYC encoded by the coding sequence ATGACTGCCCCTCCCTCTTCTTCGGCCCTCCCTTCTATTGCCGTGCTCGGCTGCGGCTGGCTCGGCCTGCCCCTGGCCAAAAGCCTGGTGCAAGCCGGCTACCCCGTGGTGGGGTCCACCACTACCCCCAAGCAGCTGCTCACCCTGCGCGACGCGGGCATCACGCCCTACCTGCTGCGCCTGGGTCCCGATTTCAGCGCTACCGACGCCGACACGCTGCGGGTTATGCTGGGGGGCGTCGAGGTGCTGGTGCTCAACATTCCGCCCAGCAAAGCCGGGCCCGGCGGCTACCCCGCCCTGCTGCGGCCGGTGGGCAGTGCCGTAGCCGCGGCCGGGGTCAAGCACGTGCTGTTCGTGAGTTCCACGAGCGTTTACCCCGATGAGCCCCGGCCCATGACCGAGGCCGACGCCGTAGCCTCGGCCGAAGCTGCTTCTGACCTGCTGCGGGCCGAAGGACAGTTTACTTCCGCCCAAGGGCAATGGCAAACAACGGTAGTGCGTCTGAGCGGCCTGATTGGCCCGGAGCGGCCCCCGGGCCGCTTTCTGGCCGGCCGCCAGAACGTGCCCAATGGCGACGCCCCGGTCAACCTGATTCACCTTCAGGACTGTATCGGCTTGCTAACGAGCATCATTGAGCAGCACGCCTGGGGCTATACCTTCAACGCCAGCGCCGCCCAGCACCTGCGGCGGCGGGAGTTTTACCCGGCAGCCGCCCAGCAGCTGGGCCTGGCCGCCCCGGTTTTCCAGCCCGACTCGACCGGGGGCAAAACCATCGACAGCAGCCTGGTTCGCCGCACGCTCCACTACGAGTTTGCGCACGACGATCTGCTGGCCGCCCTGGCGTACTGCTAA
- a CDS encoding NAD(P)/FAD-dependent oxidoreductase, giving the protein MNTDKLTVVVLGGGAAGFFGAIACAEANPAARVLLVEKTGKLLSKVRVSGGGRCNVTHACFSAAQLIQHYPRGGKKLKEPFQQFGAQDTVRWFEQRGVQLKTEADGRMFPTTDSSETIAQCLLEAAHKAGVHILLTTTAEHFEPLPEGGFRVTLTGTHAQTLTAQRLLIATGGVPKTEGYNWLRQLGHTIAEPVPSLFTFNVPESPLKELMGVSVPQARVVIAGEKLDYEGPLLITHWGVSGPAVLKLSAWGARRLHELSYTGTALVNWIPTYTEESLRQWLHTFRDENGKKVVLVNALFGLPQRLWRALAEQAGIGAEVRWSELPAKPQNRLIELLLRMPLAVRGKTTFKEEFVTCGGVVLGEVNMKTMESRLVPGLHFAGEVLDIDGITGGFNFQAAWTTGYLAGQAMAASTR; this is encoded by the coding sequence GTGAATACTGATAAACTGACGGTCGTGGTGCTGGGTGGCGGGGCGGCCGGCTTCTTTGGAGCCATTGCCTGCGCCGAGGCCAATCCCGCCGCCCGGGTGCTGCTGGTGGAGAAAACCGGCAAGCTGCTGAGCAAAGTGCGGGTGTCGGGCGGGGGAAGATGCAACGTGACCCACGCCTGCTTTTCGGCCGCCCAGCTGATCCAGCACTACCCGCGGGGCGGCAAAAAGCTCAAGGAGCCCTTCCAGCAGTTTGGGGCCCAGGATACGGTGCGCTGGTTTGAGCAGCGCGGTGTGCAGCTCAAGACCGAAGCCGACGGCCGCATGTTTCCCACCACTGACTCCTCGGAAACCATTGCTCAATGCCTGCTCGAAGCGGCCCATAAGGCCGGCGTGCACATCCTGCTTACTACCACCGCCGAGCACTTTGAGCCCTTACCCGAAGGGGGGTTCCGCGTAACCCTGACCGGGACGCACGCCCAAACCCTGACGGCTCAGCGCCTACTCATTGCCACCGGCGGCGTACCCAAAACCGAGGGCTACAACTGGCTGCGGCAGCTGGGCCACACCATTGCCGAGCCGGTACCGTCGTTGTTTACGTTCAATGTGCCCGAGTCGCCGCTCAAAGAACTCATGGGCGTGAGCGTGCCCCAGGCCCGGGTGGTCATTGCCGGCGAAAAGCTCGATTACGAAGGCCCCCTGCTCATTACCCACTGGGGCGTGAGCGGGCCGGCCGTGCTCAAACTCTCGGCCTGGGGGGCCCGGCGGTTGCACGAGCTCAGTTACACGGGAACAGCCCTGGTCAACTGGATTCCGACCTACACCGAGGAGTCCTTGCGCCAGTGGCTGCACACCTTCCGCGACGAAAACGGGAAGAAGGTGGTGCTGGTCAACGCACTGTTTGGCCTGCCTCAGCGCCTGTGGCGGGCCTTGGCGGAGCAGGCCGGCATCGGGGCCGAAGTCCGCTGGAGCGAGCTGCCGGCCAAGCCCCAAAACCGCCTGATTGAGTTGCTGTTGCGCATGCCGCTGGCCGTGCGCGGTAAGACTACTTTCAAAGAGGAATTCGTGACCTGCGGCGGCGTGGTACTGGGTGAGGTCAATATGAAAACCATGGAAAGCCGCCTGGTGCCCGGCCTGCACTTTGCCGGCGAGGTGCTCGATATCGACGGTATTACGGGGGGCTTCAACTTTCAGGCTGCCTGGACGACCGGGTATCTGGCCGGGCAGGCCATGGCTGCCTCTACTCGGTAG